A stretch of Lathamus discolor isolate bLatDis1 unplaced genomic scaffold, bLatDis1.hap1 Scaffold_103, whole genome shotgun sequence DNA encodes these proteins:
- the LOC136006214 gene encoding olfactory receptor 14A16-like: MAAAERARDRRELQLWHFWLFLGISLAALLGNGLITSTACDQRLHTPMYFFLLNLSLLDLGCFSTTVPKSMANSLWNTRAISYTGCAAQVFFFLLFISAEYFLLTAMSYDHYVAICKPLHYGTLLGSRACVHMAAAAWGTGFLCALLHTANTFSLPLCRGNAVEQFFCEIPQILKLSCSHSYLREVGLLVLSVCLVLGCFVFIVVSYVQIFRAVLRIPSEQGCHKAFSTCLPHLAVVSLLVSTGTFAYLRSPSISSPSLDLVVSVLYSLVPPVLNPLIYSLRNQALKDAVRKLVTGCVSAATHCLLSSAKGSQCSS, translated from the coding sequence ATAGgcgggagctgcagctctggcactTCTGGCTCTTCCTGGGCATCTCCCTGGCTGCGCTCCTGGGCAACGGCCTCatcaccagcacagcctgcGACCAGCGCCTCCACAcccccatgtacttcttcctcctcaaccTCTCCCTGCTGGACCTGGGCTGCTTCTCCACCACTGTCCCCAAATCCATGGCCAATTCCCTCTGGAACACCAGGGCCATCTCCTACACAGGTTGTGCTGCacaggtctttttctttctcttattcaTTTCAGCAGAGTATTTTCTCCTCACTGCCATGTCCTATGACCACTACGTGGCCATCTGCAAGCCCCTGCACTATGGGAccctgctgggcagcagagcttgtgtgcacatggcagcagctgcctggggcacTGGGTTTCTCTGTGCTCTTTTGCACACAGCCAATACATTTTCACTACCCCTCTGCCGAGGCAATGCTGTGGAGCAGTTCTTCTGTGAAATTCCCCAGATCCTCAAGCTCTCCTGCTCACATTCCTACCTCAGGGAAGTTGGGCTCCTTGTGCTAAGTGTCTGTTTGGTACTTGGCTGTTTTGTGTTCATTGTGGTGTCCTATGTGCAGATcttcagggctgtgctgaggaTCCCCTCTGAGCAGGGATGCCACAAAGCCTTTTCCACGTGCCTCCCTCACCTCGCTGTGGTCTCCCTGCTTGTCAGCACTGGCACGTTTGCCTACCTGAGGTCCccttccatctcctccccttccctggaTCTGGTGGTGTCAGTGCTGTACTCACTGGTGCCTCCAGTATTGAACCCCCTCatctacagcctgaggaacCAGGCGCtcaaggatgctgtgaggaaGCTGGTGACTGGATGTGTTTCAGCAGCCACACACTGCCTGCTGTCCTCTGCAAAGGGCTCCCAGTGTAGTTCATGA